One window from the genome of Plasmodium vivax scf_4079 genomic scaffold, whole genome shotgun sequence encodes:
- a CDS encoding variable surface protein Vir25, truncated, putative (encoded by transcript PVX_148260A) yields the protein MIEEQDSVFFTHNFKITPHNISKNDLEDMKILYKLYNVYYDIMTMDRVITDGCTTKAKTCYTLYNNHIQTCATEVKKNFCEALIKFKDVYNTLKSEQKFTDSQQTQEQVASEGSEPISSVPTELPPEKNKMIGFAGSILGSSTVLFSIYLVKIF from the exons atgataGAAGAACAAGATTCtgtattttttacacataatTTCAAAATTACTCCGCATAAtattagcaaaaatgatCTAGAAGATATGAAAATTCTTTATAAGTTgtataatgtatattatgATATTATGACAATGGATCGCGTTATTACTGATGGTTGCACTACTAAAGCAAAAACGTGTTATACTTTGTATAATAATCATATACAAACTTGTGCTAcagaagttaaaaaaaatttttgtgaGGCCCTCATCAAGTTTAAAGATGTATATAACACACTTAAAAGtgaacaaaaat TTACGGATAGTCAACAAACGCAAGAACAAGTTGCATCTGAAGGAAGTGAACCTATTTCAAGCGTACCTACAGAATTACcgccagaaaaaaataaaatgattgGATTCGCAGGTTCCATATTAGGATCATCGACCGTTTTATTTAGCATATATTtggttaaaatattttag